The Triticum dicoccoides isolate Atlit2015 ecotype Zavitan chromosome 6A, WEW_v2.0, whole genome shotgun sequence genome has a window encoding:
- the LOC119316691 gene encoding uncharacterized protein LOC119316691 — protein sequence MPMERSVSLAERSTAAAAAPANDLRCHSASYAVSYAPTKVQRARSTTSLSRPAAATAVQRSGSTRTVSGAGPGPTPGLNLRCYSASYAASYKPFSDGAAQAKGPNAATTTAATWSSAGRRSLNLRSYTPSFSALVDNEAPAPAPAKTDDADAELQRKKRLVAYKVYDVEGKVKGSVRRSVKWIKVKCSRAVYGW from the coding sequence ATGCCAATGGAGAGGTCGGTGTCGCTGGCCGAgaggagcaccgccgccgccgccgcgccggccaacGACCTCCGCTGCCACAGCGCCTCCTACGCCGTCTCCTACGCGCCCACCAAGGTGCAGCGCGCCAGGAGCACCACCTCCCTGTCGCGCCCCGCGGCGGCGACCGCCGTGCAGCGGAGCGGCAGCACGAGGACCGTCTCCGGCGCCGGCCCCGGCCCCACCCCGGGGCTGAACCTCCGGTGCTACAGCGCCTCCTACGCCGCCTCCTACAAGCCTTTCTCCGACGGCGCCGCCCAGGCCAAGGGGCCCaacgccgccaccaccaccgcagccacctGGTCCTCCGCCGGCCGCCGCTCCCTCAACCTGAGGAGCTACACCCCGTCCTTCTCCGCATTGGTCGACAACGAGGCCCCGGCCCCGGCCCCGGCCAAGACGGATGACGCGGACGCGGAGCTGCAGAGGAAGAAGCGGCTGGTGGCCTACAAGGTGTACGACGTGGAGGGCAAGGTGAAGGGGTCGGTGCGGCGCAGCGTCAAGTGGATCAAGGTCAAGTGCTCCCGCGCCGTCTACGGCTGGTGA